AGCTCCCAAAGCCCAGAAAATCGACATGAGCCAGGATCCTGCCTGCAAGGGAACCAACACTGTCGAGACCCTGGTCGTCAATAGCGGCAATCTGGAAAACGCTTTCGTGTACGTGAAGGACGGGCTGGGCAGCCGCACTTTCGAAGTGCCTAAGGAGCCCGTCACGCTCGATCAGCAGGGCTGCCGCTATCACCCGCACGTGCTCGGCATCATGACCGGCCAGACCTTGAAGGTCCTCAACAGCGATCCCACCACCCACAACATCCACCCCACACCGAAAGACAACCGGGAGTGGAACGAGTCGCAACCGCCCAAGGCGCCGGCCATCGAGAAGACCTTCGCCCGCGAAGAAATTATGCTGCCGGTGAAGTGCAACCAGCATCCTTGGATGAAGATGTACATCAATGTCGTCAAGAGCCCGTATTTTGCGGTCACCGACAAGGATGGCAAGTACACCCTCAAGGGACTACCGCCGGGCACGTACACCATCGCCGTGGTGCAGGAAAAACTCGGCGAGCAGACGCAGCAGATCACCGTCGGCCCGAAGGAATCCAAGACCGCCGACTTCACCATGAAAGCGGCGCAGTAGTTCCTGGTTCTCGGTTCTCGGTTTTCGGTTCTCGGTTTTCGGTTCAGCCAAGCTGATCGTCAACCGGGGACCGGAAACCCGCGACCGATGACCGACAACTGATAACTTACATGTCGCTGACCACGCCATTCAATAAGGCGCATCATCGTTTCGCGACCATCGTCGCCTTCTGCACTTTTCTTCTCATCATCGCCGGCGCCCTGGTCACCAGCAATGACGCCGGGCTCGCCGTTCCCGATTGGCCGACCTCGTTCCATCATTGGCCGGTGACTTACGGCTACTTCACCGTGCCGCTGGTCGGCGGAATCCGTTGGGAACACGGCCATCGCATCCTCGCGCAATTCATCGGACTGTTGACCATCGTTCTGGCCATCTGGACCTCGAAGGTGGACCGCCGTCCCTGGATGCGCAAGCTGGGATGGGCTGCGCTCGCGACCGTGATCGCCCAGGGTGTCCTCGGCGGGATTACCGTGCTGCACTTCCTCCCGCCCAGCGTTTCCGCGGCCCACGCGACCCTTGGCCAGACGTTTTTCTGCCTCGTGGTTTCCATCTGGCTTCTCACCGGACGCACCTGGGTCCAGGACCCGCGCATGCAGCTTCCCACCAAGCGGCCGAGCTTGCCCTGGCTGGCGACCGCCGCCGCGGCCTGCGTCTATGTGCAATTAATTTTGGGAGCCGCGTTCCGCCATCATGGCATCAAACTCCTGCCGCACATCATCAGCGCCGCTGTGGTGACGTTTGTCCTGCTGTGGACGGTGGTGCGCGTGCTCAGTGAATATGCGTTGGTGCAACAGCTTCGCCGTCCCGCTCTCATGCTGCTGGCTCTCTTGATGGTCCAACTCACGCTCGGTTTTGGCGCCTGGCTGACCCGCGTCGAATGGGGACGCGAGGCGCCCCAGCCTGGAATGCCGATGGTCTACGCCACCGTGGCGCACGTTGCCGTGGGCGCGCTGCTGCTGGCGACCACCGTCGTGCTTGCCATCCAGGCATGGCGGCACGTCGCGATTCCAACCGCGGAGCGCATTCCCGCGCACGCTGTCAAGCCGGTGGCCGTATGAGCGCCGCTACGCCTCCAATCCACACCGATGGGGTGGCCCACCCTTTTCGCGCGCGCTTTTCGCGCGAAAGGGTGGGGGGGCTACTTCAGGATTACTCCGAGCTCATCAAGCTGCGCGTCACCTCGCTCATCGTGCTCAGCGCCTGGGCGGGTGCGTACTTCGCCGCGCCGCGCGCCGGGGTCGCACAGCTTTCATGGCCGGTGCTGCACGCGCTCATCGGAATCTCGCTCATCGCCGCCGGTTCCGCCGCGTTGAACGAGGTCTTTGAAAAAGACGTCGATGCCCTCATGCGCCGCACCGCGCATCGGCCGCTGCCCTCCAAGCGCATGGGCCTGGTGCATGCCAGCATGGTGTCGGGAATGTTGGTTTTCGGCGGCGCGCTTTACCTGGCGCTCTTCTGCAACCTCCTGACCGGGTGCCTGGCGCTCGCCACCGCCATCGTCTATCTGGCTGCGTACACGCCACTGAAGCGCGTTTCGCCCGTCTGCACCTTTGTCGGCGCCTTTCCCGGCGCCATGCCGCCGCTGCTCGGCTGGACCGCCCTGCGCGGACGCATCGAAATTGAAGGCCTCATCCTGTTCGCGATTGTTTTCTTCTGGCAGTTCCCGCACTTCTATTCCATCGCCTGGCTCTACCGCGAGGACTACCAGCGGGCCAGTATCCGCATGCTGCCCGTGGTCGAGGCTACCGGCAAAGCCACCAGCCGCGAGATCGTGCTCTATTCCATCGCGCTGCTGCCCGCCAGCTTCGCGCCCACGCTGCTACACATGTCGGGCAACCTCTATCTTTTTGGCGCGGCCGTCATGGGCATGATCTTCTTCTATTTTGGCATCCGCCTCGCCGCCTTCAAGCAGCCCTTGACCTCGGGCCACTCCAAGCGCCGCGCGCGCCAGTTGCTTCTCGCCACCGTTTTCTACCTGCCGCTGCTGTTCGCGCTGATGATGCTGAATTCCCGCTAGCTCTCCCTGGTGAATGTTTGAACTCGCGCTGGTCCTCTGGGAAGGGCACGGCGGAACCTGTCCCGAGCGAAGCCGAGGGAGCCGTGCCGCCAAGCTGCCAATTAACCTTCGGCTTTAGCCGCTGAGGTACGTGTACTCGGTTGTGCGGCGTGGGCGCAATGCTAATATGCACCCGCCATGGGTTTAGGGTTTGTCCTCCTAATTTGGGCAGTGGTTTGGGCTGTTTTGGCTACGGTAGGGGCGCTCGTTCTCGGCGGGACGACAGCGTTGCTCACGCGGGCCGCGAGTCATGGTCGTCGAACAGTCATTATTGCGGCTGCCCTGTTTCCGTTCATCTGTGTTGCCTGGGGAGCGGCCGTGTTTGTATTCCAAGCCATCATCAATGAAACCGTTCTCAATCGTGACCTCGGTCTAGGTGATACGTGGCATTGCCCCCTGCCGAATGGATATCACCTCATGATGATCGACCTGACCGACCAAGGTTGGATCTACAACCCCAAAACGCAGCGTTTCAGCGGGACTGTTGTGTCGCAAGGCGACTCGATGGATGGTGTCCGCTTGGTCCAAGTGGCGGGGCGCTACATTCTCGGTGGTGCGGACACGAAATTGGCTGAACATTTTGGACAGAATAGCAGTTCGGTAGATGCTTATTTTGCGTTGGATACGCAGACGGGCAAGAGAACTGTTTTCTCGAATTATGATGAACTGCGCGCCGCAGCAGGGCAGCTTGGAGTCTCCTTAAAGTTGGAGCCCATTTACAACGTGTATCGGCGTTACCGTTTTACTTGGTTTGATGTGCTCGCTGGCTTCTTGCTGCTCGCACCTCCGCTGGTCTCCGCGTATTTCCTCTTCCGTTGGATCGCGAGAGTACGCAGAACGCGCGAATCAATTCCTCAAGCCGTATGACCCAAACCGACCCACCGGTGTCCGTGGTTCTACTGTGTTGAATTCCCACTAGGTCCCAACCACCGACAAGCCCTTCCCTGCTGCGCAATTACCAGCCTGCTTCCCGGTTGACACGGGCATAGTGTCGTGCTAAGATATTAATATATCGTGTTACGATATATAGTTCGACAAGGAGGATGGCATGGCTGCTGCGATGTTTTTCTGGACCGTACTGGGCGGACTGGTGGGTGGGTTCGCAAAATCGGTGCTGTGGTATGAGCGCGCGCAAAGCTGGCTGGCGTGCGTGCTGGTCGGCGTCGTCGGTGGAATTGCAGGCGGCGTTGCGCGCAAATTCGCCGGCCCGACCGACGGATTCGACTTGAGCAGCATGGGCCTGGTGATCGTGGCGGCAGCGGCGCTGCTCTGCGTGTACAGCCTGTTCGCGCCGCGCGAGCAGGCAGCCGCGACCGCCGGCCACGAACGTCGCGCCGCCTGAAGGCGGAGCGTTCTGTAAGAGGACGAAAAGCCCGAGCGGCAAGGGTTCGGAGGGAGGGGTGTGCGATCCTGCCCCTCCCGCATAGGTCCTGAACCCGCACCGGGTGACGCGAGCTCAGGATCTATGCGCCTCTTTGAAGCCTGAAGCCTGCAGCCTGCTGTAAAATGGCTTGTGGCCTTGTCCGCCGAATTAGCCCCACAAACTGCCGCAACCGCGCCTGTCATCCAGGTGGAGGACGTGCGCCACCTCTACGACGGGCGACCTGCGCTCGACGGTGTCACCTTCGACGTGCGCCCGGCGGAGATCTTTGGCCTGCTCGGCCCCAACGGCAGCGGCAAGACCACGCTGTTCCGCATTCTCTCCACGCTGATGCTTCCGTCCCAGGGCCGCGCCGTCATCATGGGCCACGACGCGGCGCAAGATCCCACTGGACTGCGCCGTCATATCGGCGTCGTATTCCAGGCGCAGAGCATTGACATCAAGCTGAGCGCGGCCGAGAACCTGCGCCACGTCGGACATCTGTACGGATTGCGGGGAGCGCCGCTGAAAGTGCGCATCGCGGAGATGCTGGGGCGTGTCGGGCTTGCTGACCGCGCCAACGACCGCGCCGAGACCTTTTCCGGCGGCATGCAGCGACGGTTGGAGCTAGCCAAGGGCCTGCTGCATCATCCGTCGGTGCTGCTGCTGGACGAGCCCACGACGGGCCTCGATCCGGGCGCGCGCCGCGACCTCTGGCAGTATCTGCACATCCTGCGCGAGCAGGAGCGTGTCACCGTGATCGTGACCACGCACCTGATGGAAGAGGCCGAGCGCTGCGACCGCCTCGCCATCCTGAGCGAAGGCAAGCTGGTCGCGCTGGGAACGCCCGCGGAACTGAAGCGCGAGATCGGCGGCGACGTCATCTTGCTGGAAGCCGCCGATCCGGAATCGCTGGCACGGCGCATCCACGGGCGCTACCGGCTCGACGCCACCGTGATTGCCGGAAAGGTGCGCCTGGAGCGGGAAAGCGGCCATCGCTTCGTCACCGACGTGGTGGAAGCTTTTCCCGGCGAGATCCAATCCATGTCGGTGAGCAAGCCGACGCTGGAGGATGTATTCATCCATCGCACCGGACACAGGTTCTGGACCGACGACCAGAAGGCGGAAGACCAACACGCCTCCAGAACCGAGCACTAATTGCTAATCGCTAATTGCTAATTGCTATGGCTTCAGGCACCCAAACCGTTCCCGCACCAATCGCAGCGCCCTCGGTGGGCGCGCTCATCCCCGCACTCAGCCTGTGGTGGCGCGAGATCGTCCGCTTCTACCGCCAGCGCTCGCGGGTAGTCGGCGTCATTGCTTCGCCGGTCCTGTTCTGGATCGTGATCGGCTCCGGCTTCGGCACCTCGTTCAAAGGCGGCAGCGGCGCGGGCAACCAGCACTATCTCGACTACTTCTTTCCCGGCGCGCTCATCATGATCGTGCTCTTCACCTCGATCTTTACCATGATGTCGGTGATCGAGGACCGCAAGGAAGGGTTCCTGCTGTCGGTGCTGGTGGCGCCGGTGCATCGTTCGGTCATCGTGCTCGGCAAGGTGCTGGGCGGAACGACGCTCTCGATGATTCAGGGGCTGGTGTTTCTCTGCTTCGCGCCCGCGCTGGGCATTCATCTTGGCCTGGCGCAGTTCGGCCTGATCGTGCTCGACGTCTTCCTGGTCTCGTTCGCCCTCACCGGGCTGGGTTTCATCATCGCCTGGCCGATGGATTCCTCGCAGGGCTTCCACGCGGTGATCAACCTGTTCCTGATTCCGCTGTGGCTGCTTTCGGGCGCGCTGTTTCCGCTCACCGGCGCCTCCGGATGGATTCGCCTGCTGATGCGCATCAATCCGCTGACCTACGGAACCGAAGCCTTGCGCACACTGCTTTTCCCGGCCAGTGCGATCTTTGCCGTGAGCACTTGTTTGATCGTGCTGATGGGATTCTCCCTGGTGATGTTCTTCGCTGCGTTCGTGGTCGCCAATCGCCGGACGACCAAACCCGCGGCCTAGCAGCCAGCTACTTGCGCTCACGGCCCAGGATCGCCTTCTCGGTGAGCACTGCCTGTTCCCGCACGCGATCCGGCATGTTGGGCAGGTTCTTATCATAAGCAGTAACGGCGGGAAGGTCTTCTTTGCGGCCGACAAGGTAGAGCGCGCGCAGCGCTTCCCAAACCTGTTCGGGAGCGGGATCCATCACCGCCAGTTCGGTTCCCGCCTGCACCTGCGCGCCCTGCGCGACACCGAAGGAGCGCACGCGTCCAGCGATTGGCGAGCGCACTTCCACCGTGGTTCCATTCACGTCGAGCTTGGCGATGGTTCCGTTCTGGCGGATCGCTTCACCGAGCTTGGCGAGGTCCGCGACGCGTCCCGCTTGCGGCGCCGTGACTTTGGCGGGCTGGAGCATTTCCACCAACTGCGGACGTCCGCTGGCGTCGCCGAATCGGACCAGCGAGAGCGCGGCGTTGCCGCGGACCATGGGCGACGCGTCGCGCAGCATCGGCAGCAGCGCCTGGTGAAATTCGGGGCGCGTGTTGTCCTGGCCCATGATCCACGCGTCGGTATTGCGGACCTCTTCGACCGGGCTGGAGGCAAGGCGGACGGCGTCGGGATACCAGCGCGCGGCGCCGGCGTCGTGCTTCGCCATGCGCTCGCCGAGTTGGACGAGCGCGTGCTGAATACGGCGAGGCTTCTGCTGGTCGTGGATGTACTCATCGAGCTCGCGGTCGGTGAGCTGGCGCCCGAACCAGGTGCTGTGCCAGAACAGAAACGGCAGCAGCACGATGGCCCATGCGACCACGAAGAACAGGATGCGCGAGCGCACCGACATGGATTTGCGCTCGAAGTTGGGGTCTTTCACGATCGGGGTCGGCAACGGCAAGAAATCTTCACTCCTCAATATCAACGTCGAGCACGCGCTCCTGCTCAAGGTAATGCGACATGGCGTACTGCGCCAGCAGGCTGGTCGAGACCAGCACTTCCGCTCCGATCCATTCGCCCTTGGGGTGCGGAATATTCGCAGGATGCTTGCAAGCTCCGCTGGAGCCGAATTCGGGGCCGAAGAACGAGCCTTGGCTCTCGGGATACTGCTGCAGCGCGAACCAGGCTTCGTGGCCGATGGTTTCGCCGACATCGATCTTGAGCTTTACCACGGGCATACTTAAGCGCGGAACAACTGGTACAGCATCAAGTAGATCACAACGCCGGTGATCGAGACGTAAAGCCAGATCGGGTAAGTCCAGCGCGCGATGGCGCGATGGCGCTGGTCGCGGCGGCGCAGACCGAGCGTGAGCGCGATGATGACGAGCGGCGGAACGGTCGCGGCCAGAATCGTGTGCGTGATCAGGATGGAGAAATAGATGGTGCGCGCGATTCCCTGTCCCGGAAAATGCACGCTGCCAACGTGCGCGTGATAGTAAACGTAAGAGGCGAAGAAGATCGAAGAAGTCACAACTGCAGCGATCATCAGGGCGCGATGGCGGGCGATGTTTCCGCGGCGAATGGAATTGCGCGCCGAGGCGATCAAAACGGCGCTGGTGCCATTCAGCACGGCGTTAAGAGCTGGTAACGATGACAAATTTGATATCGTATTCGTAGTTACCCTACCCCCTCCCCCTACCCATTCAGAGAAATCAACAAGTTACGTGCAGGTAACCTGAGGTTCAGCCCAGGTTACCTGGGACTGGTCCGACTAGCGCGGCGGGCCGAGAATCAGGCTGCGTCGCGACGGAAAAAAGTACCATGTAGTTAACGCGTTCAGCCGTCCCTACGGGACTTGGATGATCTGATTTGGATTTCGATTCCCGGCACTGAAGTGCCGGGCTATTTTCATTCGCGCCTGCGGCGCTGGATCAGTTGACTTTCTAGTAGGGCATGACGCCGACTTCTTTTTCGACCTCGGGGGTGTCCACCATGACGATGGCGTCCCAGGGGCAACCGTCGAGGAAGGCGCCGTCGGGACCCTTGCTGGTGCACTTCTTGCAGCCGATGCAGAGCAGCGGATCCACCTGGATGCGGCCGAAGGGCGGATGATCTTCGTCCGGAACCCAGAACATGCAATCCTCCACCGGACAATATTCCACGCAGGCAGGCGAGCCGGCGCAGCCGGTGCAACACTCGGTGATCACCGCCAGCTCTTTGGGTTTCTTTTTGCGCGCGGTGGTGAGGCCCTTGGAGCGGGGCTCGTGCTTCAGCTCGTCGGGAACCATCCCCGGGTTCATTTGCGGTTGGGTGGACATGGTCTCAGTTTCTCAGTATGTCAGTTTGTCAGTCTGTCGGTCTATCAGTCTATCGGTCCATCGGTCACCGCGACCGATTGACTGATAGACCGAAAGACTATCCCGCCGCGATATGCTCGCTGAGCGCGGTTTCCACATCGGTGGGCGCAAGCTTCTCGCCGTCGTTCATGCGCTTCAAGATGGCGTCAATGATGTCCTTGGCCTCGTCCTTGCGGTAGTTCTTGATGAAGCCGTCGTAGAAGTGCTCTCCGGAAAGGGCGCGGTTGATCTCCCACTCTTTGTTATTCTCGTTGAGTTCGGTGTAATAGACGACGCGGTACTTGCCGGTGTAAGCGGCCTCGCGGTAAATCTCGAACATCACCTTATCGGATTCCATTGCCATCCGTGCAGATCCTCGCCTGCGTTTTATTGTAACAAAGCGGGTGAACAGTCGACGGTCGATGGTCGATGGTCGACGGCAAAAGCAGATTCCTCCCCCTTCCGCTTCGCGTCAGGGTCGGAATGACAAAAACTAGGGGTGGTCGTTGGGCACGGCTAATGCCCTTCCCGATCACTTCTGGCTGGCGGCGCGGCGCTGCATTTCTTCCGGCGAAACGTCTTCGACGTGGGTGGCAATCGTCCACTGGTGGCCGAAGGGGTCGTAGATAGTGGCATTGCGGTCGCCGTAGAACTTGTCCTGAGGTTCCTGCTTCACTTTCGCGCCGTTGGCGACAGCCTTCTTGAAGACGGAGTCCACGTCCTCGACGTAAATCATGAGGGCGGAGGCGGTGCCGCCGATGGTTTCGGGGCTGACGGCGTTCATCTGGGGAAATTCATCGGCGAGCATGATGTGAGAATCGCCGATCTTGATTTCGGCGTGGCCGATTTTTCCGTCGGGCGTGGGAAAACGGAACTCTTCCTGCGCCCCAAACACGTTTTTGTACCAGTCGAGGGCACGGGCGGCGTTGCGCACGATGATGTACGGCGTGACGGAGTGATAGCCGGCGGGGATGTAATGGGTTTTCGTCGTGGGCATGGGACCTCCGGAAGCAGTCGTTGGTCGTTGGTCGTTAGCCGTTACGGATTCATAAAACGTGCGAAGGATTCCAGAAAAAAGCCCCTCCGCGTCGGCAAAGGGGAAGAAGGCGATCAGCCCAGAAGGAAACCTCAGGGGCTAAAGCCCGCGTTCGATAAGCGCTTGTTGGCACGGCTAAAGCCGTGCCCTTCCCAGCGCGCTCTTCCCAGCTAGTCTCCGGCCATTTCGACCAGGTCCTGCTGTCCCTGCTGGACGCCGGCGATGGAAATCAGTTCGGCCGGCGCGGTTTCTTCGGTGCCCCAGCAACCCGCCTTGGAGCCGACGCTGGCGGCCAGAGTGAGCTCGTGGCGCAGGCGCTGCTCGAACTGCTTGAGCTGCTCCTCGACCGTCAGTTGCTTCTGGTTGTTGCGCACCATGTCTTCGCGGTAGCGCTTGAGAAAGTAGCCGATGGTCTCGACGCGGATCTTGATGGAACCGGTCGGCTTGTTCTCGTCAATATCCTTGAAGCAGAAGTACGGCGTGCCGGAGTGCTCGACGACTTCCTCGATCACGGTGTAAATGGGCGCGTCGTGGCCGCACTTGAAGCTGGACAATTCGAGCGCGACCAGGTTGGGATGGCGCGCGATGTACTTCGCCGCCCAGACCTTGCGCGTGGTGTTCTCGGAGTACGAGTTCTTCCAGGCGTCGGAGACATCGAGCGGGTGCGAGATGACACCCATCTTGACTTCGTCGCCGAACAGCTTCCAGATGATCTCATCGTCCAGCGGCAGCGAATCCTGGGAGAAGACGGGGTAGCCGAGCTTTTGGAATTCTTCCAGGATCTCGTGGTTGATGCCGGGATCGTTGTGGTAGGGGCGGCCGAGGAGCACGATGCCGAGCTTGTCCTCGCGCTCCAGCTTCTTGAGGACCTCGCGGGCGGTGCCGCGCATGATGTCGTTGTCGAACTTCAGCATGGCGGCCATGCCCTGCTCGACGGCGCGGTAGTTCTCTTCCTCGCTGAGGCCGAGGATGTCTTTCCAGTCGTCGTACATCTGGCGATGCGCGACCTTGGGGTCGGTCAGCTCGATGAGCGTGTCCTTCCAGATGACGCCCTTTTCGGTGAACAAGTCGGATTCCTTGGTGAATGCGGCTTTCACCGACGACGGAGTAGCGGTGACGGTGGGGCAGGCGCGCGAGCTCTGCGTCTTCACCAGGAAGGTGGGCAGCGAATCGATCATCGGGAAGAAGATGATGTCGAGCTGCTTCTTGGGGTGAATGGCGTAGAGCAGGTTGTGGACGTGCGGGATGCCGACCTTGGACGGGAAGCAGGGATCGATGGCGCCGCGCTTGGCGCCTTCCTTGTAGAGCTGCTCGCTGGTGTACTCCGACCAGATGAGGTTTTCCGCCTTGAGGCCGAGCGACTCGAAGTAGGCGGTGAAGAACGGGCCGCAGGAGTACATGTTGAGCGCTTTGGGCATGCCGATCTTCAGTTCGGAGCGCTTCTTCATCAGCTCGGCACGTTTTTTCTGCGCGGCGGTGAATTGCATTTTCGGCAGCGGATCGGCCACGACCGGCGGCTCGTAGCTCTTGAAGGCCGCCTTGGCCGCGATCTCCACCAGGTTGGGGTTTTCTTTCTTGATGGCGTCAATGTCGCCCTTGATGACGCGCATCTCCTCGACGTTTTCAACCGTTCCCTTCTCGCAGGTGGCGATGATGAGGCGCTGCGCGCCGTCGGTCAGCGGGACCTTGGTCTTCACCGGCGGCTTATAGTTCGGGTTCGGCACCGCGGTCTTGACGTCAATGAAGGTGCGCAGGCACTTGTTCTTGCAGAAATAGCAGCGGGTAGCTTCATTGCGGGTGGTGGTGAAGGTGATGGAGGCGACCTGGTCAAGGCCGATGAAAGTAGTCTGTTTGCCGTTCTCCCACAGGCGCACCGCTTCGAAGGCGCAGCCGATGGCGCCGGCTTCGCCGCAGTGCTGGTGGACAATGACCTCGGGCTTGACTTCCTTGCCCTTGAATCGCGACTCGATGAAGTCCACCTGCGATTTAACGGCGGCGAGGTTGTGCTGCGTGCCGCCCTGGAGAATGAACTTTCTCCCGATCGCCGACAGGTTGGGAATCTGCGACACGTAGAGCCAGATGTTCTTGGGCAGCACGTTGCACAGGCCGGCCATAATTTCTTCCGGCTTCCAGCCCTGGCGTTGGAAGTCCACGATGTCGGACTGCATGAACACGGCGCAGCCGTAGCCGAATTGCGGGTAGCCCTTGGCGTTGAACGCGATGTCGGCGAACTCTTCGACCTTGAAGCCGAAGCTCTCGCAGGTGCCCTGGAGGAAATAGCCGTTGCCGGCGGAGCACTGCGTGTTGAGCTTGAAGTCCTTCACGCGGCCGTCTTTGAGGATGATGATCTTGATGTCCTGGCCGCCGACGTCGCAGATGACGTCCGCGTCGGCATAGAAGTGGAGCGCGGCCTGGGTGTGGGCGACGGTTTCGACCAGGGCGACATCGGCGCCGACGGCGTCTTTCAAAATGTCCTTGGCGTAGCCCGTGGTGCCTACACCTAACACTTTAAGTATTGCCCCTTGGTCGCTGATTTGCTTGGCTACTTTAGCCACGACCTCCTGGGTGTCCTCAATCGGATTACCGCGCGAAAGCTGGTAGGTCTTGCAGAGGACATTGCGGTTCTTGTCAACCAGAACGGCCTTGGTCGAAGTGGAGCCGCCGTCAATGCCCATGAAGCCTTCGACCACCTGACCGGGCTGGAAGGTGGTGGCGATAAATTTCTTCTTGGTGTAGCGCGTCTTGAAATCGTCGAGCTCTTCCGGACTCCTGGCGAGAGCCTGCGCGCCGCCCTTCTTGGCTTTTTCCTGGGCGCGGCCTTCGGTGATGTACCACTCCAATTTGTCGAAGCCAACATACTGACCGATGCCGGGGTCTTCGGACTTGCCGTATTCGACAGCGCCGATGCAGGCGAAGTATTGGGCGTTATCGGGAGTGGTGATGAGGTCTTCGGGATTGACGCCTTCGGGCAGCGGGTAATTGCGCTCTTCCCAGATCTTGGGAATGTTCACCTTCCAGCAGTCGCGCATGCCCTTGATGTAGCAGTTGGGGCCGCCGAGCAGCAGGACGACCGGACGCAGCGTGTTACCGCGCGTCAAGACCGAAAGGTTCTGCTGGACGATGGACTCGAACAGCGAGGCCATGAGCTCGTCGGGAGGCACGCCCTGCTTTTGCAGGCCGTTGATGTCGGTTTCGGCAAAGACGCCGCACTTGCCGGCCACCGGATGCAGCTTCAGGCCCTTGTAGCCCATCTGGCAAAGCTGCTCGGAGGGAATGCGGAGCTTGGCGTTGATCTTGTCGATGACGGCGCCAGTGCCGCCAGCGCACTTGTCGTTCATCGAGGGCAGCTTCTTCTTTTTGCCGGTCTCCGGGTCTTCC
The Terriglobia bacterium genome window above contains:
- a CDS encoding carboxypeptidase regulatory-like domain-containing protein encodes the protein APKAQKIDMSQDPACKGTNTVETLVVNSGNLENAFVYVKDGLGSRTFEVPKEPVTLDQQGCRYHPHVLGIMTGQTLKVLNSDPTTHNIHPTPKDNREWNESQPPKAPAIEKTFAREEIMLPVKCNQHPWMKMYINVVKSPYFAVTDKDGKYTLKGLPPGTYTIAVVQEKLGEQTQQITVGPKESKTADFTMKAAQ
- a CDS encoding COX15/CtaA family protein; translated protein: MSLTTPFNKAHHRFATIVAFCTFLLIIAGALVTSNDAGLAVPDWPTSFHHWPVTYGYFTVPLVGGIRWEHGHRILAQFIGLLTIVLAIWTSKVDRRPWMRKLGWAALATVIAQGVLGGITVLHFLPPSVSAAHATLGQTFFCLVVSIWLLTGRTWVQDPRMQLPTKRPSLPWLATAAAACVYVQLILGAAFRHHGIKLLPHIISAAVVTFVLLWTVVRVLSEYALVQQLRRPALMLLALLMVQLTLGFGAWLTRVEWGREAPQPGMPMVYATVAHVAVGALLLATTVVLAIQAWRHVAIPTAERIPAHAVKPVAV
- the cyoE gene encoding heme o synthase; this encodes MSAATPPIHTDGVAHPFRARFSRERVGGLLQDYSELIKLRVTSLIVLSAWAGAYFAAPRAGVAQLSWPVLHALIGISLIAAGSAALNEVFEKDVDALMRRTAHRPLPSKRMGLVHASMVSGMLVFGGALYLALFCNLLTGCLALATAIVYLAAYTPLKRVSPVCTFVGAFPGAMPPLLGWTALRGRIEIEGLILFAIVFFWQFPHFYSIAWLYREDYQRASIRMLPVVEATGKATSREIVLYSIALLPASFAPTLLHMSGNLYLFGAAVMGMIFFYFGIRLAAFKQPLTSGHSKRRARQLLLATVFYLPLLFALMMLNSR
- a CDS encoding ATP-binding cassette domain-containing protein; translated protein: MSAELAPQTAATAPVIQVEDVRHLYDGRPALDGVTFDVRPAEIFGLLGPNGSGKTTLFRILSTLMLPSQGRAVIMGHDAAQDPTGLRRHIGVVFQAQSIDIKLSAAENLRHVGHLYGLRGAPLKVRIAEMLGRVGLADRANDRAETFSGGMQRRLELAKGLLHHPSVLLLDEPTTGLDPGARRDLWQYLHILREQERVTVIVTTHLMEEAERCDRLAILSEGKLVALGTPAELKREIGGDVILLEAADPESLARRIHGRYRLDATVIAGKVRLERESGHRFVTDVVEAFPGEIQSMSVSKPTLEDVFIHRTGHRFWTDDQKAEDQHASRTEH
- a CDS encoding ABC transporter permease, producing MASGTQTVPAPIAAPSVGALIPALSLWWREIVRFYRQRSRVVGVIASPVLFWIVIGSGFGTSFKGGSGAGNQHYLDYFFPGALIMIVLFTSIFTMMSVIEDRKEGFLLSVLVAPVHRSVIVLGKVLGGTTLSMIQGLVFLCFAPALGIHLGLAQFGLIVLDVFLVSFALTGLGFIIAWPMDSSQGFHAVINLFLIPLWLLSGALFPLTGASGWIRLLMRINPLTYGTEALRTLLFPASAIFAVSTCLIVLMGFSLVMFFAAFVVANRRTTKPAA
- a CDS encoding DUF420 domain-containing protein; this translates as MSNLSSLPALNAVLNGTSAVLIASARNSIRRGNIARHRALMIAAVVTSSIFFASYVYYHAHVGSVHFPGQGIARTIYFSILITHTILAATVPPLVIIALTLGLRRRDQRHRAIARWTYPIWLYVSITGVVIYLMLYQLFRA
- a CDS encoding 4Fe-4S dicluster domain-containing protein, yielding MVPDELKHEPRSKGLTTARKKKPKELAVITECCTGCAGSPACVEYCPVEDCMFWVPDEDHPPFGRIQVDPLLCIGCKKCTSKGPDGAFLDGCPWDAIVMVDTPEVEKEVGVMPY
- a CDS encoding VOC family protein, coding for MPTTKTHYIPAGYHSVTPYIIVRNAARALDWYKNVFGAQEEFRFPTPDGKIGHAEIKIGDSHIMLADEFPQMNAVSPETIGGTASALMIYVEDVDSVFKKAVANGAKVKQEPQDKFYGDRNATIYDPFGHQWTIATHVEDVSPEEMQRRAASQK